The Meiothermus sp. QL-1 DNA window TGGTGGGGGTAGCCCTTGACACCCTGCGCCAGATCGAGGCCCAGCTCCAGATGCGCAACTACGAGGGCTTCCTTTCGCGTGGTCGTCTGCGGGGGCGCACCCGCTAGAAGAGGAGAGCGTTGCGATGGCAGAGGCGGTGATTTTTCTAGGCCCCCCCGGAGCGGGCAAGGGCACCCAGGCCAAACGGTTGGCGGCTGACCTGGGCTTCAGGCAGCTCTCCACCGGGGAGATTCTCCGCAGCCATGTGGCCCGCGGCACCGAGCTGGGCAGGCTGGCCAAGCCCCTCATGGACGCGGGCAAGCTGGTTCCAGACGAAATTATTCTGGGTATCATCGGCGAGGAACTGGCCGCGATGCCCAACCCCCGGGTCATCTTCGACGGTTTTCCCCGGACCCTGGCCCAGGCCGAGGCTTTGGACAGGTTGCTGGCTGAGCGGCAGATTCGTCTGCTGGGGGTTTTGCTGGTAACGGCCCCTGAGGAGGAGCTGATCCGACGCCTTTTAGGCCGGGCCCAGCAGGAGGGGCGCTCGGACGACAACGAGGAGACCATCCGGGCCCGTATGGTGGAGTACCGCCAGAAGACCCAGCCTTTGGTGGACTACTACGCCCGCACCGGGAGCCTGAAGGAAATCAACGGTCTGGGTCAGGTGGAAGAGGTCTATCAGGCTATCCAGGCAGCGCTGGGGCTTCGGGCTTAGCCATGGCCATCTACATCAAGTCACCCTGGGAGATTGAGAAGATGACCAAAACCGGTCAGCTCCACACCGCCATTTTTGCCGAGGTGGAGCCCCATATCCGTCCCGGGGTGAGCACCTACGAGCTGGACCAGCTCATCCTGCAGGCCATTGAGCGGGTGGGGGGCAAGGCCCCGCAGATCGGCTACCGGGCAGGGGGCACGGTACCCTATCCCAGCGCGACCTGCATGTCGGTGGACGATGTGGTGGTGCATGGCCTTCCCTCCAAGCGGCCCTTGCGGGAGGGGGAGCTTCTTAAAATCGACTTCCTCTTCACCTACGATGGCTATACCACCGACATGGCCCGGACCTATGCCATTGGCAGGGTTTCTCCGGAGGCTGAGCGGCTCATGCGGGTCACCGAGGAGGCCTTCTGGGTAGGATTTGAGCTTCTGCGTCCGGGAAAACGAATTGGGGATGTGGGTGCAGCGGTACAGGACTTTGTGGAGCGTCAGCACGGTCTGTGGTGCATTCGCGAGATGGTGGGGCACGGGGTGGGCCGTGAACTTCACGAAGATCCCCAGGTGCCCAACTACGGTGAGCCGGGCAAGGGGCCCAAGCTGCGCCCGGGCATGACCCTGGCCTTTGAGCCTATGGTTGCTTTATACCCGGCCAAGATGGTAATATTGCAGGATGGTTGGACGGCCACGGTTGGAAAAGGCAACCTGGCGGCCCACTACGAAAACACGGTCCTCATAACCGAGTCTGGCCCTCGCCTCCTGACGGGGAGCCAGAAGTCTATGCCGGTAGGCCGGTAGTGCGAGGAGGAGCGCTTGCCCAAGGAGAAGGACACCATTCGTGCAGAGGGTGTGGTCAGTGAGGCCCTGCCCAACACCACCTTCCGGGTGCAGCTTGACAACGGTCCGGAGATACTTTGCTACATCTCCGGCAAGATGCGGATGAACTACATCCGAATTCTGCCGGGCGACCGGGTGGTGGTGGAGATCACCCCCTACGACCCCACCCGCGGGCGGATTGTGTACCGGCGATAGCGAGGGAGCCAAGATGAAAGTGCGTACTTCGGTCAAGAGAATGTGCGACAAGTGCAAGGTAATTCGCCGTCGTGGGCGTGTCTACGTGATCTGCGAAGACCCCACCCACAAGCAGCGGCAGGGCTAGGAGGTAAGGGATGGCGCGTATCGCAGGTGTGGAGATCCCCCGCAACAAGCGCGTGGATGTGGCCCTGACCTACATCTACGGAATCGGCCCGGCCCGGGCCAAGGAGGCCCTGGAAGCGACCCAAGTGAACCCTGCCACCCGGGTAAAGGACCTGACCGAGGCCGAGGTGGCCCGCTTGCGCGAGTTTGTGGAGGGTAAGTACAAGCTCGAGGGCGAGCTGCGGGCTGAGGTGGCCGCCAACATCAAGCGGCTGATGGATATCGGTTGCTACCGGGGTCTGCGTCACCGCCGGGGGATGCCGGTGCGGGGACAGCGCACCCGCACCAATGCCCGTACCCGCAAAGGGCCCCGCAAAACGGTGGCAGGGAAGAAGAAAGCGCCCCGCAAGTAACAAAGCGCCAGCGGAGACTCCAGGTGCCCTGCGCCTTTGCGCGGGCTAGAACGAGGAGAGTATGGCCGAGAAGAAAACTACAGGTCGGAAGAAAAAGGTCAAGCGTCAGGTGCCCTCTGGGAAGGCCTTTATCCACGCTTCGTACAACAACACCATCGTCACCATAACCGACCCCGAGGGTAACCCGGTCACCTGGTCCTCGGGTGGGGTGATTGGCTACAAGGGCAGCCGCAAGGGCACCCCATACGCCGCCCAGCTTGCCGCTATGGATGCGGCCAAGAAGGCCCAGGGCTTTGGCATGACCAGCGTGGAGGTGGTGGTGCGGGGTACCGGGGCGGGCCGTGAGCAGGCCATACGGGCCTTGCAGGCCAGCGGGTTGCAGGTGCGCTCAATTGTGGATGACACGCCGGTGCCCCACAACGGCTGCCGCCCGCGCAAGAAGTTTCGCAAAGCGGTCTAGAGGCTTTTTCGCAGGGGTGAAACTTTGGTTCCCTGTTTCACCCCGTCTTCCTGGGAACCCGGAAGCTTTAGCTGCCGCATGAGGAGAGAGAATGGGTCGCTATAGAGGACCAATCGTAAAAGTGGCGCGTCACCTTGGGGTGAACATCGCCGAGACCGAGAAGGTACAGAAGTATCTTGACCGCCGCCCGTACGCTCCTGGCCAGCATGGGCAGAAGCGCAAGGGACGCCCTTCCGACTACGCGGTGCGCCTGCGTGAAAAGCAGAAGCTGCGCTTCATCTACAACCTGTCGGAGACCCAGTTCCGCAACCTCTTTGAGGAGGCCAGCCGCAAGAAGGGGGTGACGGGCACCGTCTTCCTGCAGCTCCTGGAGAGCCGGCTGGACAACGTGGTCTTCCGCATGGGGATTGCCTCCACCCGGCGCCAAGCCCGGCAGTTTGTGCGCCACGGGCACATCCTGGTCAACGGGCGCCGGGTAACCCTCCCGGGCTACCGGCTTAGGCCGGGGGATGAGGTGAGGGTTTCGGAGCGGGCCAAGAAGATGGAGTTCATCATTCAAAACGTCGAGCGCTTCAAGAACCGCAAGGCCTTCCCCTGGCTCGAGTTCAACCCCGAGACCATGACCGGCAAATTCCTGCGCCTACCTGAGCGGGAGATGCTCTCGTTGCCGGTCAACGAGCAGCTCGTGATCGAGTTCTACTCCCGATAGTCCGCGCCATCGGAGCCGACCGCGCCTCCGGAGGAGGTCAATTTGGAAACCACCAAGACCAAAGCCCCTGTCTTCAATGCCCGTATTGACGGCAACTACGGCGAATTCGTGCTCGAGCCCCTCGAGCGGGGCTTCGGCGTGACTTTGGGGAACCCTCTGCGTCGCATTCTCCTCTCCTCAATTCCGGGCACCGCTGTCACCAGCGTGTACATCGAGGATGTGCTGCATGAATTCTCCCCAATCCCTGGGGTCAAGGAGGACGCCATGCAGCTCATCCTGAACCTCAAGGAGCTGGTGGTGCGCTTCGCACAGCCGGGCAGCGGGCCCAAGATCCTGACCCTGCGGGCCACCGGGCCCAGGGTGATTTACGCCCGCGACCTCGAGTGCCCCCCCGATGCCGAGGTTGTCAACCCCGACCTCTACCTCGCTACGCTAGAAGAGAAGGGCAAGCTGGTGATGGAGATTCGGGTAGACGAGGGGGTGGGGTATGTGCCGGCCGAGAAGCATGGGATCAAGGACCGCATCTCCTCGATTCCTGTGGACGCTCTTTACTCCCCGGTGCGCCGGGTGGCCTACCAGGTGGAGGATACCCGGCTGGGCCAGCGCACCGACCTGGACAAGCTGACCCTGCGGGTCTGGACCAACGGGGCCATCTCGCCCATGGACGCTCTTCAGCGGGCGGTGACCATTTTGCGTGAGCAGCTCAGCTTCTTCGACCAGTCGCCGGTCATGCGCCTGGAGTCCAAGCCCGCCGCTGCGGCCCCTGCCCAACCCTCCCAACCGGCTCCGCCGCCCCCCTCCAGGGCGGTGGGGTTGACCCTGGAGGACCTGGGTCTGACCACGCGGGTGCTCCATAACCTCAAGGAAGAGGGGATTGAGAGCGTGGAGAGCCTATTGGCGCTCTCCGAAAAGGAGCTCAAAAAGGTACCGGGGATTGGCGATCGCAGCCTGCAGGAGATCAAGGACTGCCTGGCCCAGCACGGGCTGAGCATAAGGGAGTAGGTATCTATGCGTCACCGCAAAGCTGGTAGAAAACTGAACCGCCACTCGGCGCACCGGGTGGCCCTGTTCCGCAACCTGGCCAAGAGCCTGTTGCTCTCGCCGGAGGGGCGGATTGTCACCACCATTCCCAAGGCCAAGGAGCTGGTGGGCTTTGTGGACCACCTGATTACCACCGCGAAGAAAGCCCCCACCCTCAAGGTGCCGGAGGGGGTTCGCTTTACCAAGCGCCGCGATAAGGATGGGCGCGAGCTGCCCCTGAAGGAGGGCGAGCGCCTGGCCACTCCGGAGGAGCTGGCTGCCTATGCCCGACGCAACCACCTGCGCCGCCAGCTCCTGCGCGACCTGCACGACCCCAAGCTGGTCAAACGTCTTTTGGAAGAGATCGCCCCCCGCTACGCCGACCGCCCAGGGGGCTACACCCGGGTGTTGAAGCTGGCCCTGCGCCGCCGGGGCGATGGCACCCAGCTCGCCCTGGTGGAGCTGGTGAGCTGAGCGTTTACCTTTCTCTTCCCGCCCGATGGGCGGGTTTTTTAGCGATTGCCCGCCCGAATTCCCAGCGCCTCCAGGGCCTTCTCGAAGGGAAGGTCGCGCCCGGTGTTGGCCAGCTGCTCTATGGAGCTCTGTACCACGATGTCGGGAAGAGCCCGCTCGGGATATGGGGTGCCGTCGGCAAAGTAGGCCCGGTTGTAGGAAATGCTTAGGGCCCCGCCGTTGATCAGGTTGAAGGGGCGGGTGGTGGTGTTGCCAATACCCAGGGTGGGCACCCCGATCAGGGGGGCGACCCGGGCTTTTTGGATGGCTGCGGCCAGGTACTCCCCGCCCGAGGCGGTGTTCTCGTCGATAAGCACGGCCAGGGGTCCCCGCCAGCGGGCTAGGAAAGGTAGGTTGGCGCTTTCGGTCTGGCCGTTGCGGGTGATGGTCAGGCGCCCATCGCGGATACGGAACTCGGTGCGCTCGGTCTGATAGCGGTCGGAGAGGGCCACGTAGGCCTCGTCCAGGAAGGCCGCGGCGGCTAGAATCATCTCGTTGAGAAGACCGCCGGAGTTGCCCCGCAGCTCCAGAATCATGGCCCGGGCTCCCTTCTGCTGGGCCTCGCGCACCAGCTCGTGCACCCTTCGGCCCACCTGGCCCTGGGCGTCGAAGTCGGGGATACGGAGAACGGCCACCCCGTCGGGCCGGAGCTTGAGCGAGGGGAAGCGGGCCAGGTTGATCTCCCGCCCGGTGAGGGTGATCTCCAGCCGCTGCCGTTCGGGGCCCCGAAGGATGGTGAGGACCACAGGTCGTCCGCTCTGCACGGCCTGCACCAGGAACTGGGCGGCCTGGTTTTCGTCGGGAAGCTCATTTAGGGGGCGACCGTTGACGGCGATGATGCGGTCGCCGTACTGGAGGCCGGCCTCATCGGCAGGGCCTCCCTCCACCACGTCCACGATCAGCCGGTCGCGGGAGCCTGGGATGGGCACGTGGGTGATGCCGATGCGCAGGGTGCGGGAGGGGGCGTTGCCCTGGCGGCTTTCGCGCGCGCTGCGCAGGGCCTCGGGGCTCAGGTAGTAGGTGTGGTTGTCCCTGAGCTCCTCGATCATGCGCTGGATAACCGGCACAGCCTGGTCATAGGGGCAGCTCTCCCTCCTTGGGGCGCAGACCCGCTCCAGCTCCCCTTGGTAGCGGGCGGTGAGCTCCTTGAGGCTGAGGGTGGAGGGTCCGTTGTAGTAGAACTCCAGGTAGAAGCTGGCCTGGTCAAAGAGGTCCTGGGCGGGCGAGGCCAGAACCGGGGCCAGCAGAAGCGCCAGGGTGGCCAGAACTTTCCGCATAGCTTCACCTGCCGAGAAGTTGCAGGGCGCGCTCCAAAATCACGTCGCGTCCAGCGATAAGGGCTTCTAGGTCGTCTTCCATTGCGACGTCTGGGGTAACCCGCAGGGGGAAAAGGGAGCCGTCCAGGTGGCGCATGCGCAGCGAGGAGACCGCGATGAACTCCCCGTTGATGAGGGGGCCTTCAGCGCTGCCCGACATGCCCAGGGCCCCGGCGGTGGGCTCGCCCACCACCCGGGCCCGCCCGGCTTTTTGCAGGAAGTAGGCCAGCATCTCGGTGGAGTTGAAGGTGTGGCGGTTGACCAGCACCACCACCGGCAGGTGGGCCAGGTAAGGCGCTTTGAGGGCGCTGAGCTCCTCCTCGTCGCCGTTTTCGTACTTGACCTTTAAGCGGCCGTTTTCCACGGTATGGGTCTCGTCCTGGCCCTGGAAGCGGCGGTCGTAGATGAAGCCCCCACCCCCAGTGAAGGCCGCGGCGGCCAGCAGGGCCTCGGAGTCGTAGCCGGTCAGGGCGTCGCGCAGGTCGATGACCATGCCCCGGGCCCCGGCCTGCTCGGCCTGGCGGGCCGCGTCGTGGATGCGCTGGGCGGGGGAGAACTCATCGGAGCTGTAGAGGTGGTAGACCCGGAGGTAGGCGATGTTGCCGCGCAGCTCGAGCCTGGGTTGCATGCTGGCCTGGGCGACCCTGGGGGTCAGGGTGAGGCTGCGGGGGCTGCCCTGGCGGCTGTAGCTGAGGCTGATGGGGCGTTGGGCGCTCTCGGCGGCCTTGAGCCGGGCCAGGGTGGCGGGCTGGCCGGCAATCTGCACGATGAGGTCGCCCCGCCGGAGGCCCGCTTCGTGGGCAGGCTCGCCGGGGAAGGCCTCGGTCACCACCAAGCCCCTCGGGGTCTCGCGTACCCAGACCCCAATGCGGGGGGCTGCGGGCCCTAGGCCGGCGCCGTAGCGCTGGTCGTCGATCAGTTCCTCGCGGGTGATAAGGGTGGTGAAGGGGTCGCCGATATCCTTCACGATGCGCTCGATGACCTGCCGGGCCTTATCGTAGCCGCAGCGCTCGCGCTCAGCGGCGCAGAGCCGGTCCAGCTCGGGCTGGTACTGCCGCCTTAGTTCGCGGAAGGGAGGGACCTTGGCCGGGCCGTTGTAGTAGAAGCCGATGAGGAAGGTGGCCTGGTCGAAGAGACTCTGGGCGGGCGAGGCCAGCGCCGGTGCAAGGCCAAGCAGCAAGCCTAGGAGGGCCGTTCGCAGGGTCATGCTTCAATATAAGCAGGAAAATGTGAGGGCGATGGTAAACGGGCGCAAATTGTCTAAAAGCCAGGAGGGGCGGGCTCAAGGGCGAGCCACCCGGTCCGCACCCCTTCCACCACCTCGAAGCTGCTCAGGAAGGTTCCTGGGTAGTAGTAGCCCAGGATCTGGCGAAAGTCCCAGCCCAGAAGGGCCAGCCCCCGGGCCCCCCACTGGCTCAGGCCTACCCCATGGCCGCTGCCCTGGCCGTAGACCCAGAACCCTTCGAAGCGCACCCGGGTGGAGGGCAGCCCCAGCCCGCGCAGCAGCCGGGTGGCCTGCACTGCGTCCAGCTCGAGCGCCCCCTGGCTTCCAACCACCCTAAGCCGCAAAGGCCGGCCGCTTTCGCTGTAGAGGATTGGGGCAACAGTCTGCACGCTGCCCACTGAAAGGCCGAGCCCTGCCAGCCCCCGGGCCACCGCCTCGGGGGTAAGGGAGCGGCTCCAGGTGCTGTGGGGGCTTTGGGCGTAGGGGTCGGGGCGGGCTTGCAGGTAGGGGAGGCTATTTCCCCAAACCTCGCTTGCCGAGGCGGTGTAGCCCCCTGAGTCGGCGTGGTAGACCGCGGTGATGGGCCTTTGGTTGTGGCTTACGATGAGCCCGCGGGTGGCCAGCACGGCCTGGGTGTGCCTGGGGCTCTCGGCGGCACGGCCCAGATAGACCTGGCAGCGCTCGGAGGCGCAGAGGTCGTAGAGCCCCTGGGGGTTGAGGCGATAGAGGGCGAAGGTGCGGGCCAGGATGGCCTGGGCCTGGAGGACAGCCTCGGGGAAGGAGGCCGGCACCTCGGCAGGCACCACGCCCAGCAGGTAGTCCTCGAGCCAGACCCGGTTGATGAAGAGCAGCCGGCCCTCCTGGGCCACCACCAGCAGGTGGCCGCGGTAGCTGCGACCGTTCAGGCTGAAGCCCTCTGGGGCAGCGAACTCCACCCAGGGCCCCACCTCCTGGCCCTCCACCACCACCCCGCCGCTGCCAGCCCAGACCCGGAAAGCCCCGCCCCCCTGGGCCAGGCTGCCCCCAGCCCCCACCCGTTGGTGCGGGCCTATCAGCACCTGGGCTGAGGCCGCCTCCAGCAGCAGCGCCCGCAAAAGCAGGTCCTGTTGGCCCAGGGCTACCCCCAGCAGCGCAAAGCAGAGGGCAAGAGGACGCACCATGGGCCCAGTATAGCCCTGGGGCCCCGTCGGGGCGGTTCATCTCAGCCCAGCGGAATGAGGTGCCGGCCGGTGGGGGGAAGGGCCTGCAGCCGGTGCAGAACCTCCTCCCCCTGTTTGAGCAGGTACATGGGGAAGGGGTAGGTCCTCTCCTGCGGACCGGCGGGGGCCAGGTGGCGTTGCAGGCGGGCAAACTGGGCACCGGTGGTGTTTTCCTGGCGCAGGGCCCCCTCCAGCACCTTGCGCTCCAGGCGCTCGATTTCGTGGGCAATGCGCACCTGGGCCCGGTGGAGGGGACGGGCCAGGGTGGGGTCGGGCAGCAGGGTCCGGACTTTCTCCAGTTCAGCGCGCACGCGCTCTAGGTGGGTTCGTAGGGCCTGTACACGTTCGTCCTGCTGGGCCAGCACGGCCTTGAAGCTCCCCTCGGGGTCTTCCTGGAAGGCCCAGGGGTCGAGCCTGTACTTCTGCAGGATGCGGATTATGGGGGGCTCGAGCACCGTTGCCTGTAGACGGGGGATGATTGCAGGCATGCGCAGGCCGTGCAGGGCGTAGACCCCCCCCAGCTCGGCCACGTAGCGGATCTCGCCCGGCCCCACCACCAGCCCGGCGGTGGGCAGCACGCTGTCCTGCAGCACCGGCCGCAGGCCCGCGGCAGGGGTGAGGCGGGCGGGGTCCTGGGCCAGGATGTCCTCGAGCTGGGCTGGCGTGTAGCTCCTGGTTCCGTCCTCAAAGCGGCCGCTGCGGTAGCGCAGCAGGCGGCGCCGGCCATCCTCCCCCTCCAAAAACAGGTTGGTGGCGGCCTCGCCGCGGCCCAGGGTGGGCTCGAGGCCTGCTTGCCGCATGGCCCGGGCGGTCTGGTTGATGGCCTCGGCGGAGGCCAGAGGGTCTTCGAGCTCGCGCTTCAGCCCCGGGATGAAGAGGGGGGCCAGCTCGGGGGCCATGGGGTCGAAGACCACCAGGCCCAAAGGCCCCAGGAACTCCAGCAGCATTCGGGCGAAGACCTCGCCGAACCGCCACTCCCCCAGCATGGCTTGGCACAGCCGGGCCCGCACCGAGGCATCCCCCCCAAACTCGCTCAGGAGCTGGCAGACCGCGCCGGTATGGGGGCCAAAGGGAATTCGCCCTGCGGGGTGAGCAGAGGGCAGGTCAAGCGCCAGGCGGTAGATGCGCTCCTCGAAGCCCAGCAGCTCTACCTGCCGGATTTCGTCGGTGTCGTGGTCCTGCGAGGCCACCCAGAAGACCGCCACCACCGGCCGGTGGGGCTGGGTGTGCTGGGCAGCCAGCTTCAAGGCGGTGTGGGCCTTGTAGAAGGTGTAGGCCGGGCCGGTGAGCAGCCCAGCTTGCTGCCCTGCGACGATGGCCCGGCTCTCGGGGTGGGCGAGTTGCTGGGCGGCCCGAAGGCTCTCCTCCGGCGCCCCAAGCCGCCTCAAGTAGGCCAGAAGCCCCCGGCCCAGAGCCTCGCGCGGGGCCTCCCGGGGAGTGGAGAGCACCTTCGGCAGGTCTTCTGGGCCGAAGGGCAGAAAGAGGCGCAGGGCGTCCGGCATAACCAGGGGATTCTAACGCCTTTCCTGGAACAAGATGCTGCGGCTTGTCACAGCGCCACCTGCCGCAGGGCCTCGGGGTCCAGAATCAGGATGCGCCGATAGCCCAGCTCGATGGCATCGCTCATGGCCAGCTCGCCCAGCACCTTGGTGATGGTCTCGCGCGTGGAACCTGCCAGGTGGGCCAGGTCTTGGTGGGAAAGGGTCACCTCCAGTCCGCCCTCGCCCTTGCGCATGGCCGTGAGCAGGGCCTTGGCCAGCCGGGGCAGCACCTCTTTGAAGCGGAGGTCGCGCAGGCGCTCCTCGGCCTTGCGCAGCCGGTGGGAGAGCAGCTTTACGAAGGCCATCTGGACCTCGGGAAAGCGGCTGGTGAGGCGCTGCAGGTCCTCACGGCTGGCCGAGAGCAGCTCTGAGTCCACCAGGGCCTCGGCGAAAACCCCGTAGCGCCCCTCGGGCAGAAGGGCCCCCTCGCCGAAGATCTCCCCCGCCCCCACCACGGTGAGGGTCACCTCTTCCTCGCGCTTCCCTAGCTGGAAAAGCCGCACCCAGCCGTCCACCACGTAGTAGAGGGTTTTGGCCTCGTCCTGGGGATAGCAGATGTAGCTGCCCCGCCGGGCGGTGAAGCTGTGGAAGACCCGCTCGGCCTCGGCGCGGGCCTCCAGGGACAGGGCGGCGATGGCCTCCGGTATCATGCTTACCAAAATTTATTGCTTGGGCTGTGGCCGCATCTCAAGCGCAGCATACAAATTGTGTGCAGCCTACATTAGGGAAAGAGGGGCTGGCTCGAGGGGGGCAGCAGCCCGGCCGCCTGGCCCCGGCGGAAGAGCTCGGCCACCGCCGCCTCGCCCTCGGGGCCCACATCGAGCGAGAACTCGTTGACGTAGGTCCGGATGTGGGCCCATACCACCTCGTCCTCCAGCTCCTGGGCGTGGGCCTTGATGTAGGCCACGGTTTCCTCGGGGTGGGCCTGGGCGTACTCGAGGCTGGCGCGCACCGCGGCGTCCAGGGTCCGGATGGTCGCCTCGCCCAGGTCGCGCCGGGCCAGGATGGCCCCCAAGGGCAGCGGCAGGCCGGTCTCCTCTTCCCACCACTCCCCCAGGTCCAGCAGCCTCACCAGGCCGTAGCGCGGGTAGGTGAAGCGCGACTCGTGGATGATGAGCCCGGCCTCGGCCTCGCCCCGCGCCACGGCGGGCATGATCTGGTCGTAGCGCATCTCTACCGGGATGAAGCCCGGGCTGTGCAAGGAGAGCAGAAGAAAGGCCGTGGTGTAGCGCCCCGGGATGGCCACCCGCCGCTCCTCTAGCCCTCCTATAGGGGCCCGGGCCACCAGCAACGGCCCCACCCCACGCCCCAAGGCCCCGCCCGAGCGCAGCGCCACGTACTGCTCGCGCAGGTGCCCGTAGGCCGCGTAGCTTATCTTAGTGAGCGGCAGCCGGCCCTCCAGGGCCCAGCGGTTCAGGGTCTCCACGTCTTCCAGCTCCTCTTCTATGGGGAAGGGAAGGGGAATTTTGCCGTGGGCCAGGGCGTAGAAGATAAAGGTGTCGTTGGGGCAGAAGGAATAGCCGAGTCGCACGGCCCCAGGCTAGCGCGGAGGCCGGGGGGGGTGTGTGCCTCGGCTGACAGCCCGCTGACCGCGGTGGGCCACAATGTAAAGTGTGAAGCAACAAAAACTGCTGCGCGATCTCCTCATTGGCGCGATAGGGGTGGCCTTTGGCTACTGGGCCGCCGGCATCCACAGCTAGGAGGGCTGGGCAGGGCTGCTGCGCGAGGGCTGGGTGGGGTTGTTGGTGGCCCTGGGCGCTGTGGGGCTGATTTACCTGGCCTTCCGCCGGGTGCGCTAGCGCTCCAGCAGGCTTTCCAGGAAGCCCGGGCGGAACTGCGCCGCCACCAGGTCGGCCATGGCCTCGAAGCGGGCCTCGAGGCCCCCGCCTTCCTGACCAAAAAGCCGCCCCAGAACCTCTGGATTCTCGAAGAGCCCGTGCAGGTAGAGCCCCAGGACGCTGCCCTGCTGGAAGTAAAGCCCCCCGCTCTCGCCGTGGCGAATCTCGTAGCCCGCTACCTCCAGCCCCTCCAGCGCCCGCCAGAAGCCGGTGAGCCCCTCCAGACGAAGCCGGGTGTGGCGCTGGATTTTTTCCGCTTTGAATACGGTCTCCAGCGGCAGCAGCCCGAGCCCCGTGTGGCTGCCGGGGCTTTCGATGCCCGAAGGGTCGTGGAGGGCCCGGCCTAGCATCTGCAGCCCCCCGCAGATGCCCAGGAGGGGTCTTCCAGCCTGGGCGTGGGCGCGCAGGGCCTCGGCCAGGCCCCGGGCCTGAAGCCAGGCCAGGTCGCTGGCGGTGTGTTTAGAGCCCGGCAGCACCACCAGCCCAGCCCCTTCCAGCACCTCGGGCTGCCGGGCCCAGACCAGCCGCACCCCCGGCAGGTGCTTGAGGGGCTCGAGCTCGTCCAGGTTGGAGGCCCGGGGGTAGGCCACCACCGCCACCGTGAAGCCCTGGCCCACCGGGCGGGCGTCGAAGACCCCGTCCTCCTCGGGCAGGCCGTGGTCCGGCCAGTAGGGCAGCACCGCCACCGTGGGCACGCCGGTGAGGGCCTCCAGCCGCTCGGGGGCGGGGGAGAGGAGGCTGGGGTCCCCCCGGAACTTGTTGAGCACGAAGCCCCGGATCAGCGCCCGCTCCTCTGGCTCCAGCAGGGCGTAGGTGCCATACAGGTGGGCGAAGGCCCCACCCCGGTCGATATCGGCCACCAGGAGCACCCGGGCCCGGGCTTCCAGGGCGACGCGCATGTTCACGATGTCGCTGTGCTTCAAGTTGATTTCCGCCGGGCTGCCCGCCCCCTCGAGGATGACGAGCTCATAGGCCTCCATCAGCTCGAGCAAAGCCCGCCTGACCACCGGCCAGAGCCGGGCCTTGCGCGCGTGCCAGGGCAGGCGCGAGAGGGCCGGGTCGGGCCGCCCCAGCACCACCACCTGGCTTTTCTGGTCGCCCTCGGGCTTGAGAAGCACCGGGTTCATCCGCACCTCGGGTACGGCGCGGGCGGCCAAGGCCTGGAAGTACTGCGCGCTGCCCATCTCGCCCCCCGCTACCA harbors:
- the infA gene encoding translation initiation factor IF-1; amino-acid sequence: MPKEKDTIRAEGVVSEALPNTTFRVQLDNGPEILCYISGKMRMNYIRILPGDRVVVEITPYDPTRGRIVYRR
- a CDS encoding DNA-directed RNA polymerase subunit alpha, with product METTKTKAPVFNARIDGNYGEFVLEPLERGFGVTLGNPLRRILLSSIPGTAVTSVYIEDVLHEFSPIPGVKEDAMQLILNLKELVVRFAQPGSGPKILTLRATGPRVIYARDLECPPDAEVVNPDLYLATLEEKGKLVMEIRVDEGVGYVPAEKHGIKDRISSIPVDALYSPVRRVAYQVEDTRLGQRTDLDKLTLRVWTNGAISPMDALQRAVTILREQLSFFDQSPVMRLESKPAAAAPAQPSQPAPPPPSRAVGLTLEDLGLTTRVLHNLKEEGIESVESLLALSEKELKKVPGIGDRSLQEIKDCLAQHGLSIRE
- the rpmJ gene encoding 50S ribosomal protein L36, with protein sequence MKVRTSVKRMCDKCKVIRRRGRVYVICEDPTHKQRQG
- a CDS encoding adenylate kinase; this translates as MAEAVIFLGPPGAGKGTQAKRLAADLGFRQLSTGEILRSHVARGTELGRLAKPLMDAGKLVPDEIILGIIGEELAAMPNPRVIFDGFPRTLAQAEALDRLLAERQIRLLGVLLVTAPEEELIRRLLGRAQQEGRSDDNEETIRARMVEYRQKTQPLVDYYARTGSLKEINGLGQVEEVYQAIQAALGLRA
- a CDS encoding S41 family peptidase codes for the protein MRKVLATLALLLAPVLASPAQDLFDQASFYLEFYYNGPSTLSLKELTARYQGELERVCAPRRESCPYDQAVPVIQRMIEELRDNHTYYLSPEALRSARESRQGNAPSRTLRIGITHVPIPGSRDRLIVDVVEGGPADEAGLQYGDRIIAVNGRPLNELPDENQAAQFLVQAVQSGRPVVLTILRGPERQRLEITLTGREINLARFPSLKLRPDGVAVLRIPDFDAQGQVGRRVHELVREAQQKGARAMILELRGNSGGLLNEMILAAAAFLDEAYVALSDRYQTERTEFRIRDGRLTITRNGQTESANLPFLARWRGPLAVLIDENTASGGEYLAAAIQKARVAPLIGVPTLGIGNTTTRPFNLINGGALSISYNRAYFADGTPYPERALPDIVVQSSIEQLANTGRDLPFEKALEALGIRAGNR
- the rpsM gene encoding 30S ribosomal protein S13, with the protein product MARIAGVEIPRNKRVDVALTYIYGIGPARAKEALEATQVNPATRVKDLTEAEVARLREFVEGKYKLEGELRAEVAANIKRLMDIGCYRGLRHRRGMPVRGQRTRTNARTRKGPRKTVAGKKKAPRK
- a CDS encoding bL17 family ribosomal protein, with protein sequence MRHRKAGRKLNRHSAHRVALFRNLAKSLLLSPEGRIVTTIPKAKELVGFVDHLITTAKKAPTLKVPEGVRFTKRRDKDGRELPLKEGERLATPEELAAYARRNHLRRQLLRDLHDPKLVKRLLEEIAPRYADRPGGYTRVLKLALRRRGDGTQLALVELVS
- the map gene encoding type I methionyl aminopeptidase, translated to MAIYIKSPWEIEKMTKTGQLHTAIFAEVEPHIRPGVSTYELDQLILQAIERVGGKAPQIGYRAGGTVPYPSATCMSVDDVVVHGLPSKRPLREGELLKIDFLFTYDGYTTDMARTYAIGRVSPEAERLMRVTEEAFWVGFELLRPGKRIGDVGAAVQDFVERQHGLWCIREMVGHGVGRELHEDPQVPNYGEPGKGPKLRPGMTLAFEPMVALYPAKMVILQDGWTATVGKGNLAAHYENTVLITESGPRLLTGSQKSMPVGR
- the rpsD gene encoding 30S ribosomal protein S4; this encodes MGRYRGPIVKVARHLGVNIAETEKVQKYLDRRPYAPGQHGQKRKGRPSDYAVRLREKQKLRFIYNLSETQFRNLFEEASRKKGVTGTVFLQLLESRLDNVVFRMGIASTRRQARQFVRHGHILVNGRRVTLPGYRLRPGDEVRVSERAKKMEFIIQNVERFKNRKAFPWLEFNPETMTGKFLRLPEREMLSLPVNEQLVIEFYSR
- the rpsK gene encoding 30S ribosomal protein S11, yielding MAEKKTTGRKKKVKRQVPSGKAFIHASYNNTIVTITDPEGNPVTWSSGGVIGYKGSRKGTPYAAQLAAMDAAKKAQGFGMTSVEVVVRGTGAGREQAIRALQASGLQVRSIVDDTPVPHNGCRPRKKFRKAV